In Roseomonas fluvialis, one genomic interval encodes:
- a CDS encoding HlyD family type I secretion periplasmic adaptor subunit, whose amino-acid sequence MSEPVPTPPPAAPPVVQAARTPEVMPRRLPPVTLTLPEMPAAAPRPRTRGTVLFGFAAIGMFFGAFAAWSSLAPLSEAAIAPGMIKVEGTRRTIQHLEGGIVREILVRDGERVRAGQVLVRLDDVRSGSDVETLRSQRWSFMAQDARLTAELAGADTITFPPELVDADEPRAQDAMTGQRAVFEARRASLMAQVSVQEARIGQQEAMTAGATGQLRAQRQQLELIRREEELTRTLVQQGLQRLPTLLALQRSAAALEGQGEDLQGQLDRASQAIQEARSTIAGIIGQRRQEVAAEQREARTRLADVEERLRAARDVAVRRDILAPEDGTILNLRLFNIGAVVRPGEAVMDLVPAQDRLIAEVNIQPNDIDVVHVGLQAEVRLPAFKQRLVPYLHGHVTFVAQDVTMDERTRMTYYRAHVLIDQDQLSRLDGVNLVPGMPVEAMIIIGERSFLRYITQPVRDSFTRAFREQ is encoded by the coding sequence ATGAGCGAACCCGTGCCCACCCCGCCCCCCGCCGCGCCGCCGGTGGTGCAGGCCGCGCGCACGCCGGAGGTGATGCCCCGCCGCCTGCCACCCGTGACCCTGACCCTGCCCGAGATGCCCGCCGCCGCGCCGCGCCCGCGCACCCGCGGCACGGTGCTGTTCGGCTTCGCCGCGATCGGCATGTTCTTCGGCGCCTTTGCCGCCTGGTCCTCGCTCGCGCCCCTGTCCGAAGCCGCCATCGCGCCCGGCATGATCAAGGTCGAGGGTACGCGCCGCACCATCCAGCACCTGGAAGGCGGCATCGTGCGCGAGATCCTGGTCCGCGACGGCGAACGCGTGCGCGCCGGCCAGGTGCTGGTGCGCCTCGATGACGTTCGCTCAGGATCGGATGTCGAGACGCTGCGCAGCCAGCGCTGGTCCTTCATGGCGCAGGATGCGCGCCTGACGGCGGAACTGGCTGGTGCCGACACCATCACCTTCCCGCCCGAACTGGTCGACGCCGACGAACCCCGCGCGCAGGACGCCATGACCGGCCAGCGCGCGGTCTTCGAGGCCCGACGCGCCAGCCTGATGGCGCAGGTGTCGGTCCAGGAGGCGCGGATCGGCCAGCAGGAGGCGATGACCGCCGGCGCCACCGGCCAGCTGCGCGCCCAGCGCCAGCAGCTGGAGCTCATCCGGCGGGAGGAGGAACTGACCCGTACGCTGGTCCAGCAGGGGCTGCAGCGCTTGCCCACGCTGCTGGCGCTGCAGCGGTCCGCCGCCGCGCTGGAAGGCCAGGGGGAGGATCTGCAGGGGCAGCTCGACCGCGCCTCCCAGGCGATCCAGGAGGCACGCAGTACCATCGCCGGCATCATCGGCCAGCGCCGCCAGGAGGTCGCGGCCGAGCAGCGCGAGGCGCGCACGCGCCTTGCCGACGTCGAGGAACGCCTGCGCGCCGCGCGCGACGTGGCCGTGCGCCGCGACATCCTGGCCCCCGAGGACGGCACCATCCTGAACCTGCGCTTGTTCAACATCGGCGCGGTGGTGCGCCCGGGCGAAGCGGTGATGGACCTGGTGCCCGCGCAGGACCGCCTGATCGCCGAGGTGAACATCCAGCCCAACGACATCGACGTGGTGCATGTCGGGCTGCAGGCGGAGGTGCGGCTGCCCGCCTTCAAGCAGCGCCTGGTGCCCTACCTGCACGGGCATGTCACCTTCGTGGCGCAGGACGTCACGATGGATGAACGCACGCGCATGACCTACTACCGCGCGCATGTGCTGATCGATCAGGACCAGCTGTCGCGGCTGGATGGCGTGAACCTGGTGCCGGGTATGCCGGTCGAGGCGATGATCATCATCGGCGAACGCAGCTTCCTGCGCTACATAACCCAGCCGGTGCGCGACAGCTTCACGCGTGCCTTCCGCGAACAATAG
- the mepA gene encoding penicillin-insensitive murein endopeptidase encodes MGKAWLCWIVVVVLGLPGVAPAQDISRAEVWGAVLMPAPGPPRVIGGTSLGCIAGAVQLPADGPGWQAVRVGRNRHWGHPATIAWVQGFAAAARAQGFPDLWIGDLSQPRGGPMTFGHASHQTGIDVDVWLDLGPKPRVPPAQREEIRITSLVLPDESGVDTRVFTDRHVALIRLAAERPGLDRLLVNHAIKRELCRRHRGEAWLRRVRPWRGHDSHMHIRLPCPAGQAECRDIGPPPAGDGCDASLDWWLTPDARRPAPRPPGPPPRMPQACAGVLAAR; translated from the coding sequence ATGGGCAAGGCATGGCTGTGCTGGATCGTGGTCGTGGTGCTGGGGCTGCCGGGTGTGGCGCCTGCGCAGGACATCTCGCGTGCCGAGGTCTGGGGCGCGGTGTTGATGCCGGCGCCGGGACCGCCGCGCGTGATCGGCGGGACGTCGCTCGGCTGCATCGCCGGTGCGGTGCAACTGCCGGCGGACGGGCCTGGCTGGCAGGCGGTACGGGTCGGCCGCAACCGGCACTGGGGGCATCCGGCGACCATCGCCTGGGTGCAGGGCTTCGCCGCGGCGGCCCGCGCGCAGGGCTTCCCCGACCTGTGGATCGGCGACCTGTCGCAGCCGCGCGGCGGGCCCATGACCTTCGGCCATGCCAGCCACCAGACTGGCATCGACGTGGATGTATGGCTCGATCTCGGCCCCAAGCCGCGCGTGCCGCCGGCACAGCGGGAGGAGATCCGCATCACCTCCCTGGTGCTGCCCGACGAATCGGGCGTCGACACCCGCGTATTCACCGACCGGCACGTGGCGCTGATCCGCCTTGCCGCCGAACGGCCGGGGCTGGACCGGCTGCTGGTGAACCACGCGATCAAGCGCGAATTGTGCCGGCGGCATCGGGGCGAGGCGTGGCTGCGCCGGGTGCGGCCGTGGCGGGGGCATGATTCGCACATGCACATCCGCCTGCCCTGCCCGGCCGGCCAGGCGGAATGCCGCGACATCGGCCCGCCGCCGGCCGGCGATGGCTGCGATGCGAGCCTCGATTGGTGGCTGACGCCCGATGCGCGGCGGCCGGCACCGCGCCCACCGGGGCCGCCACCACGGATGCCGCAGGCCTGCGCGGGGGTGCTGGCGGCGCGGTAG
- a CDS encoding DUF882 domain-containing protein, protein MARMFHGLQCPCCDPVVAKRREVIRAGLGGLAALAALPAAAQAQAVASGARTIRIRRVQTGESFEGIYWRDGRYDRDALRRLDVLFRDPSMDETTPMDPRLFDVLFTIARHVRSDEFYEVISGYRAPETNAARARQSRRVSRVSLHMSGMAADVRLPGTQSLGIARAAADLQIGGVGLYRRDGFVHLDCGPARRW, encoded by the coding sequence ATGGCGCGCATGTTCCACGGGCTGCAATGCCCGTGCTGTGATCCCGTGGTCGCGAAGCGGCGGGAGGTGATCCGCGCCGGGCTTGGCGGCCTGGCCGCGCTGGCCGCGCTGCCGGCGGCTGCGCAGGCGCAGGCGGTGGCCTCCGGCGCACGCACCATCCGCATCCGCCGCGTGCAGACCGGCGAATCCTTCGAGGGCATCTATTGGCGCGACGGCCGCTACGACCGCGACGCGCTGCGCCGGCTGGACGTGCTGTTCCGCGACCCCTCCATGGACGAAACGACGCCCATGGACCCGCGCCTGTTCGACGTGCTGTTCACCATCGCCCGGCACGTCCGCTCGGATGAGTTCTACGAGGTTATCAGCGGCTACCGCGCGCCCGAAACGAACGCCGCGCGCGCGCGCCAGTCACGCCGTGTCTCGCGCGTGTCGCTGCATATGTCCGGCATGGCGGCGGATGTGCGTCTGCCGGGCACGCAGTCGCTCGGCATCGCGCGGGCGGCGGCGGACCTGCAGATCGGCGGCGTCGGCCTGTATCGTCGCGACGGCTTCGTCCACCTGGATTGCGGGCCGGCCCGGCGCTGGTAG
- a CDS encoding (2Fe-2S)-binding protein, with product MFRARPEARPATIEVLVEGTPVLVPEGASAAAAVLLAGLPAIRATPVTGSPRAPLCLMGVCFDCLAEIDGVPNRQSCMVPAAPGMRIARQHGARAARP from the coding sequence ATGTTCCGCGCGCGGCCTGAGGCGCGCCCCGCCACGATCGAGGTGCTGGTCGAAGGCACCCCCGTCCTGGTGCCGGAAGGCGCGTCAGCCGCTGCGGCGGTGTTGCTCGCGGGCCTGCCCGCGATCCGAGCGACGCCGGTCACCGGCAGCCCGCGTGCCCCGCTCTGCCTGATGGGTGTGTGCTTCGATTGCCTGGCCGAGATCGACGGCGTGCCGAACCGGCAATCCTGCATGGTGCCGGCAGCGCCGGGCATGCGCATCGCGCGCCAGCACGGCGCGCGGGCGGCGCGGCCGTGA
- a CDS encoding tripartite tricarboxylate transporter substrate-binding protein: protein MTIAAGRRAVIAAAIATPMAPRIARAAWPERAVRIVVAFPPGSSTDVVARALAQKLAEGIGQAVVVENRGGAGGNLGAQAVKAATDGHTLLMHSTAISVNPTLYRNAGYTLDDFSAVAVVATAPNAFFVHPSVPATTLAELLTWMRANPGAAYAHSGTGTTPHLGAELLFRTLAGVQATPVAFGPAQAATAVVGNQAPIGSTSLPPALPLIREGRVRGIAVAGARRDPTLPDVPTVAEQGFPGFEASTWFGLFAPARTPTEGVQRLLAEVPRAMAAPDLVARLAALSLTDPGLHGDAAAAYARAEAARWAEVVRSSGATAE from the coding sequence ATGACCATCGCCGCCGGCCGCCGCGCCGTGATTGCCGCCGCGATCGCCACGCCGATGGCCCCGCGCATCGCCCGTGCAGCTTGGCCCGAACGCGCGGTGCGCATCGTCGTCGCCTTCCCGCCCGGGAGTTCGACCGACGTGGTGGCGCGCGCGCTGGCGCAGAAGCTGGCCGAGGGCATCGGCCAGGCAGTGGTGGTCGAGAATCGCGGCGGCGCGGGCGGCAACCTCGGTGCCCAGGCGGTGAAGGCGGCGACCGATGGCCACACGCTGCTGATGCATTCCACCGCCATCAGCGTGAACCCGACGCTGTACCGCAACGCCGGCTACACGCTGGACGATTTTTCCGCGGTTGCGGTGGTGGCGACGGCGCCCAATGCGTTCTTCGTCCATCCGTCGGTGCCAGCGACGACCCTGGCCGAATTGCTGACGTGGATGCGCGCCAACCCGGGCGCGGCGTACGCCCATTCGGGCACCGGCACCACGCCGCACCTGGGCGCCGAACTGCTGTTCCGCACGCTGGCCGGCGTGCAGGCCACGCCGGTCGCCTTCGGTCCGGCGCAGGCAGCGACCGCGGTGGTCGGCAACCAGGCGCCGATCGGCAGCACCTCCCTGCCGCCGGCGCTGCCGTTGATCCGCGAGGGGCGTGTGCGCGGTATCGCGGTGGCCGGCGCGCGGCGGGACCCGACGCTGCCGGATGTGCCGACGGTTGCCGAACAGGGCTTCCCGGGCTTCGAGGCCAGCACCTGGTTCGGGCTTTTCGCGCCCGCGCGCACGCCGACCGAGGGCGTGCAGCGCCTGCTGGCCGAGGTACCCCGCGCGATGGCCGCGCCCGACCTGGTGGCGCGGCTCGCGGCCCTGTCACTGACCGATCCCGGCCTGCATGGCGATGCCGCCGCTGCCTATGCGCGCGCCGAGGCGGCGCGCTGGGCGGAGGTGGTGCGCAGTTCCGGCGCGACGGCGGAGTAG
- a CDS encoding NAD(P)/FAD-dependent oxidoreductase, translated as MTHDAIVIGGGLVGAAIAHGLRGQGLGTVLLDEGDIAHRASRGNFGLVWVQSKGLGAPWYQRWTRGSAGEWPGLAADLAARTGIDTALSQPGGVHLCLSEAEFDDRAERMARMQAESGNHGYDYRMIRAPELRDMLPGLGPKVVGASWTPYDGHASPLGLLQALHRAFTEAGGAYIPNAKVTAATAAPHDFRVETAAGAFAAPRIVLAAGLGNADLAPLFGLNTPVRPQRGQILVTERARSILSMPTTTIRQTGEGTIMLGDSMEEVGFDTRQSPPVMAEIARRAALSFPWVAELNVIRAWSALRVMAPDGLPIYDQSDRFPGAFTANCHSGVTLAGAHARLLAPMIAAGALDPMLAPFSAKRFDVPRAA; from the coding sequence ATGACGCACGACGCCATCGTCATCGGCGGCGGGCTGGTCGGTGCCGCCATTGCGCACGGGCTGCGCGGGCAGGGCCTGGGCACGGTCCTGCTGGACGAGGGCGACATCGCGCACCGGGCCTCCCGCGGCAATTTCGGCCTGGTCTGGGTGCAGTCGAAGGGCCTCGGCGCACCCTGGTACCAGCGCTGGACCCGCGGGTCCGCAGGCGAATGGCCGGGTCTCGCCGCCGACCTCGCGGCGCGCACCGGCATCGACACGGCGCTTTCGCAGCCCGGCGGCGTGCACCTGTGCCTGAGCGAAGCGGAATTCGACGACCGCGCCGAACGCATGGCGCGGATGCAGGCCGAATCGGGCAACCACGGCTACGACTACCGCATGATCCGCGCGCCCGAACTGCGCGACATGCTGCCCGGCCTCGGCCCGAAGGTCGTGGGCGCGTCCTGGACGCCCTATGACGGCCATGCCAGCCCGCTCGGGCTGCTGCAGGCGCTGCACCGCGCCTTCACCGAGGCCGGCGGCGCCTACATCCCGAACGCCAAGGTCACCGCCGCCACCGCCGCGCCGCATGATTTCCGGGTGGAGACCGCCGCCGGCGCCTTCGCCGCGCCGCGCATCGTGCTCGCCGCCGGGCTCGGCAATGCGGACCTCGCGCCGCTGTTCGGGCTGAACACGCCGGTCCGCCCGCAGCGCGGCCAGATCCTCGTGACCGAACGCGCGCGATCCATCCTTTCCATGCCCACCACCACCATCCGACAAACCGGGGAGGGCACCATCATGCTCGGCGACAGCATGGAGGAAGTGGGGTTCGACACGCGTCAATCCCCGCCCGTGATGGCCGAGATCGCACGACGCGCCGCGCTGTCCTTCCCCTGGGTCGCGGAACTCAACGTCATCCGCGCCTGGTCCGCGCTGCGCGTCATGGCGCCCGATGGCCTGCCGATCTACGACCAGTCCGACCGCTTCCCGGGCGCCTTCACCGCCAACTGCCATTCCGGCGTCACGCTGGCCGGCGCCCATGCGCGGCTGCTCGCGCCGATGATCGCCGCCGGCGCGCTCGACCCCATGCTGGCCCCTTTCTCCGCGAAGCGCTTCGATGTTCCGCGCGCGGCCTGA
- a CDS encoding LysR family transcriptional regulator yields the protein MEMHQVRYFIAAARTLSFTRAAEQSHVSQPALTAALKKLEAELGGPLFHREHNRLTLTELGRRMEPLLAEVLDRADAARSAAESLRLLKQAPVRVGVMPTLGPVRLARFLSGFEQAHPGIEVAIREGRPADLGAWLDADMLDAAILNPLDLPAETCRIEPLYTERYVVLLPPEHPLRDRDALALTDLTRQPYVDRLACEMRERVVATCGAKGVELYARYRSEREDWVQAMVAANLGFAFMPEHSITHPGTIQRALSDPHVERTVALATMRGRPQPPAVAAFVRAARAHRWLA from the coding sequence ATGGAGATGCACCAGGTCCGCTACTTCATCGCCGCGGCGCGCACGCTGTCCTTCACGCGCGCAGCCGAGCAATCCCACGTCTCCCAGCCGGCCCTGACCGCCGCGCTGAAGAAGCTGGAGGCGGAACTCGGCGGGCCGCTGTTCCACCGAGAGCATAACCGCCTGACCCTGACGGAGCTCGGCCGGCGCATGGAACCGCTGCTCGCCGAGGTGCTCGATCGCGCCGATGCGGCGCGCAGCGCAGCGGAAAGCCTCAGGCTGCTCAAGCAGGCGCCTGTGCGCGTCGGAGTCATGCCGACCCTCGGGCCGGTGCGCCTCGCGCGCTTCCTGTCGGGCTTCGAACAGGCGCATCCGGGGATCGAGGTGGCGATCCGCGAAGGGCGCCCGGCCGACCTCGGCGCCTGGCTCGACGCCGACATGCTCGACGCCGCCATCCTCAACCCTCTCGATCTTCCCGCGGAGACCTGCCGGATCGAGCCGCTCTACACGGAACGCTACGTCGTGCTGCTGCCGCCCGAGCACCCGTTGCGCGACCGCGACGCGCTGGCGCTGACGGATCTGACGCGGCAACCCTATGTGGACCGGCTGGCCTGCGAGATGCGCGAACGGGTGGTGGCGACATGCGGGGCGAAGGGGGTGGAGCTCTACGCGCGCTACCGTTCGGAGCGCGAGGACTGGGTTCAGGCGATGGTCGCGGCCAATCTCGGCTTTGCCTTCATGCCGGAGCATTCGATCACCCACCCCGGAACCATTCAGCGCGCGCTGTCGGACCCGCATGTCGAACGCACCGTTGCGCTCGCGACCATGCGCGGGCGCCCACAGCCGCCGGCGGTTGCGGCCTTCGTGCGGGCTGCGCGGGCGCATCGCTGGCTGGCCTGA
- a CDS encoding NAD(P)/FAD-dependent oxidoreductase translates to MIHDLAIIGAGPAGMAAAVEARACGLSVVVVDEGANPGGQVFRAAEAAAADPAVGPEIAPGLPLIGAFRASGADHRAGTTLWHLDPDEGLLSLADAQSVYEAQARRILLATGAQERPVPIPGWTLPGVMTAGAAQIMLKTTGAVPAGSAVLAGQGPLVWLLAVQLARAGAPPLVLETRTTPVVAALAQGGLWAGRRVLLKGALLVAEARRRGVRVLRGVRALRAEGTGRVERIAWEGGSAPCDLLLLHEGVIPQTHVSRAIGLDHAWDAAQQCWRPVADGFGASSHGRIAVAGDGAGIGGWEAAVAAGRLAALDAARRLGRLDDHGFDARVVAPLAARRAALALRPFLDALYAPPGAVLAPGDATIACRCEEVTAGAIRAAARLGATGPNQLKAYLRCGMGPCQGRLCAPTVAALIAEARGIPPQAVPPLRPRAPYKPITVGQMAGAESAQHTAQ, encoded by the coding sequence GTGATCCACGACCTCGCCATCATCGGCGCCGGGCCGGCCGGCATGGCGGCGGCCGTGGAGGCGCGCGCCTGCGGCCTGTCCGTGGTCGTCGTCGATGAGGGCGCCAACCCCGGCGGCCAGGTGTTCCGTGCCGCCGAAGCCGCCGCCGCCGACCCCGCGGTCGGGCCCGAGATCGCCCCCGGCCTGCCCCTGATCGGTGCCTTCCGCGCCAGCGGCGCCGACCACCGCGCCGGCACCACGCTCTGGCACCTCGACCCCGACGAGGGCCTGCTCTCGCTGGCCGATGCGCAGTCCGTTTACGAGGCACAGGCCCGCCGCATCCTGCTCGCGACCGGCGCGCAGGAACGCCCGGTGCCGATCCCGGGCTGGACGCTGCCGGGCGTGATGACCGCCGGAGCTGCGCAGATCATGCTCAAGACGACTGGCGCCGTGCCCGCCGGCAGCGCGGTGCTGGCCGGGCAGGGGCCGCTGGTCTGGCTGCTGGCCGTGCAGCTCGCGCGTGCCGGCGCGCCGCCACTGGTGCTGGAAACCCGCACCACGCCGGTCGTGGCCGCGCTCGCGCAAGGCGGGCTCTGGGCCGGCCGCCGCGTGCTGCTGAAAGGCGCGCTGCTGGTGGCCGAGGCGCGCCGCCGCGGCGTGCGCGTGCTGCGCGGCGTGCGTGCCCTGCGCGCCGAGGGCACCGGCCGCGTCGAACGCATCGCCTGGGAGGGCGGCAGCGCGCCCTGCGACCTGCTCCTGCTGCATGAGGGCGTGATCCCGCAGACCCACGTCTCCCGCGCCATCGGCCTCGATCACGCATGGGATGCGGCGCAGCAGTGTTGGCGGCCGGTGGCGGATGGCTTCGGTGCTTCGTCGCATGGCCGCATCGCGGTGGCGGGCGACGGGGCCGGGATCGGCGGGTGGGAGGCGGCGGTGGCCGCTGGGCGGCTCGCCGCGCTCGATGCTGCGCGGCGGCTGGGCCGGCTCGACGACCACGGCTTCGACGCGCGCGTCGTGGCCCCGCTGGCCGCCCGCCGCGCCGCGCTGGCGCTGCGCCCGTTCCTCGATGCGCTTTACGCCCCGCCCGGCGCCGTGCTGGCGCCCGGCGACGCAACCATCGCCTGCCGCTGCGAGGAAGTGACCGCGGGCGCCATCCGCGCCGCCGCGCGCCTCGGGGCGACGGGACCGAACCAGCTCAAGGCCTATCTGCGCTGCGGCATGGGGCCGTGCCAGGGCCGGCTGTGCGCGCCGACCGTGGCGGCGCTGATTGCCGAGGCTCGCGGCATCCCGCCCCAGGCCGTCCCGCCCCTGCGCCCGCGCGCGCCCTACAAGCCGATCACGGTCGGCCAGATGGCAGGTGCGGAATCCGCGCAACACACCGCCCAATAA
- a CDS encoding L,D-transpeptidase family protein, producing MRAVLALPFLAFATLALPASGLVGPAQAQAVAAAASDAAVHRLAERLSRLAEDGLDPRWYAVPAADLAAADPARFRAETLRAAQAALTDLLLGRAGPIRGRVDLRRDTAAVPLGAWMAELASASDPATVIDRAADLPPDARALKAELARLRALAAAGGWPRISGNTRGTLEPGTMDAARVPQLRARLASIDPGLVEGPAANNPLYDDRLLAAVRLYQAAEGLEPDGRVGPITWDVLNTPIESRINQLRVALDMRRAQPAQPTERRIEVNIPHFRLHLLEGQRVVQDMAVIVGRRDRQTPMLNVRLTSVTFNPSWGAPERNAREDLLPRFRRDPAAMQAAGYRLFQRIDGEVVQVDATQVDFSNYNRNHFPYFVRQDAGDRNALGRMRFNMPNNDDIFMHDTPDRHLFSRGQRAFSSGCIRLERPMELLSEALSGTAGWDRARADRVLAGRATTGATLARSIPVRLHYTTTIVEGGRVVMRTDIYGLDADYARAMERGTPQRIASAEGGNARGAAAR from the coding sequence ATGCGCGCTGTTCTTGCCCTGCCTTTCCTGGCCTTCGCCACGCTTGCCCTGCCGGCTTCCGGTCTGGTCGGTCCCGCGCAGGCCCAGGCCGTTGCCGCCGCTGCCTCGGACGCCGCCGTTCATCGCCTGGCCGAACGGCTTTCGCGCCTGGCCGAGGATGGGCTCGATCCGCGCTGGTACGCGGTGCCCGCGGCCGACCTCGCCGCCGCCGACCCGGCCCGCTTCCGCGCCGAGACGCTGCGCGCCGCCCAGGCTGCGCTGACCGACCTGTTGCTGGGCCGCGCGGGGCCGATCCGCGGGCGTGTCGACCTGCGCCGCGACACCGCCGCGGTCCCGCTCGGTGCCTGGATGGCGGAACTCGCCTCGGCTTCCGACCCAGCGACCGTGATCGACCGCGCCGCGGACCTGCCGCCCGACGCCCGCGCACTGAAGGCGGAACTCGCACGGCTGCGCGCGCTGGCTGCTGCCGGCGGCTGGCCGCGCATCTCCGGGAATACCCGCGGCACGCTCGAACCCGGCACCATGGATGCCGCCCGCGTGCCGCAACTTCGCGCGCGCCTCGCGTCGATCGACCCCGGACTGGTGGAAGGTCCGGCCGCGAACAACCCGCTGTATGACGACCGGCTGCTGGCCGCGGTGCGGCTCTACCAGGCCGCTGAGGGGCTCGAGCCCGACGGCCGCGTCGGCCCGATCACCTGGGATGTGCTGAACACCCCGATCGAATCGCGCATCAACCAGCTGCGCGTCGCCCTCGACATGCGCCGCGCCCAGCCGGCGCAGCCGACCGAACGCCGGATCGAGGTCAACATCCCGCATTTCCGCCTGCACCTGCTCGAAGGGCAGCGGGTGGTGCAGGACATGGCCGTGATCGTCGGCCGGCGTGACCGCCAGACGCCGATGCTGAACGTCCGCCTGACCTCGGTCACCTTCAACCCGTCCTGGGGTGCGCCGGAGCGCAACGCCCGCGAGGACCTGCTGCCGCGCTTCCGGCGCGACCCGGCTGCCATGCAGGCCGCTGGCTACCGCCTGTTCCAGCGCATCGACGGCGAGGTGGTGCAGGTCGACGCCACCCAGGTCGATTTCAGCAATTACAACCGCAACCACTTCCCTTATTTCGTCCGGCAGGACGCGGGCGACCGCAATGCGCTGGGGCGCATGCGGTTCAACATGCCCAACAACGACGACATCTTCATGCATGACACGCCCGACCGGCACCTGTTCAGCCGCGGGCAGCGGGCCTTCTCGTCGGGCTGCATTCGGCTCGAACGACCCATGGAGTTGCTTTCCGAGGCGCTCTCGGGCACAGCGGGCTGGGACAGGGCGCGGGCAGACCGCGTGCTGGCCGGCCGCGCCACCACGGGGGCGACGCTCGCGCGTTCCATCCCGGTGCGGCTGCACTACACGACAACCATCGTGGAAGGAGGCCGGGTCGTCATGCGCACGGATATCTACGGCCTCGATGCCGACTACGCCCGCGCCATGGAGCGCGGCACACCGCAACGGATTGCCTCCGCCGAAGGGGGCAACGCGCGCGGCGCCGCGGCACGCTGA
- a CDS encoding nickel-binding protein produces MTVYAVERSLPGVTMEALSGAQAAAIVAAGESTACGEPVRYVRSVFLPADARCVCLFEADSAEAVRRVNDAAGIPYSAVSEAMDLPAPPG; encoded by the coding sequence ATGACAGTCTATGCAGTCGAGAGGTCGTTGCCCGGCGTAACGATGGAGGCGCTGTCTGGCGCTCAGGCGGCAGCGATCGTCGCCGCGGGGGAATCCACCGCGTGCGGCGAGCCGGTGCGCTACGTGCGTTCCGTCTTCCTGCCCGCCGACGCGCGCTGCGTCTGCCTGTTCGAGGCTGACAGCGCGGAGGCCGTGCGCCGTGTCAACGACGCCGCCGGCATTCCCTATTCGGCGGTGTCCGAGGCAATGGACCTGCCGGCCCCGCCCGGCTGA
- the galE gene encoding UDP-glucose 4-epimerase GalE has translation MSRYLVTGGAGFVGSHAVLALLDRGHEVVVFDNLTQGHRAAVPAAATLVEADLADAARVAEVFATWRFDAVLHFAALSIVGASMRDPLHYIAENVAHSLNLANAAVRAGCLRFVLSSTAALFGDPDRVPIDEACRIAPSNPYGDSKRMVEEGLEWAARIHGLRYAALRYFNAAGSDPQGRAGEDHDPETHLVPLAIDAALGRRPALTVFGEDYATPDGTCLRDYVHVTDLAEAHLAALARLETHGSCRYNVGSGTGASVKDVIAAVERVGGRPVPHSIGPRRAGDPPVLVAASDRLRAETGWAPRYGALDDIVRTAWTWREAHPKGYADRG, from the coding sequence GTGTCCCGTTACCTCGTCACCGGCGGTGCCGGCTTCGTCGGCAGCCATGCGGTGCTGGCCCTTCTCGACCGCGGGCACGAGGTCGTGGTGTTCGACAACCTCACCCAGGGCCACCGCGCCGCGGTGCCCGCCGCCGCCACGCTGGTCGAGGCCGACCTCGCCGACGCCGCCCGCGTGGCCGAGGTCTTCGCCACCTGGCGCTTCGACGCCGTGCTGCACTTCGCGGCGCTGTCGATCGTCGGTGCGTCGATGCGCGACCCGCTGCACTACATCGCCGAGAATGTCGCGCATTCGCTGAACCTCGCGAACGCCGCGGTGCGCGCCGGCTGCCTGCGCTTCGTGCTGTCCTCCACCGCCGCGCTGTTCGGCGACCCGGACCGCGTGCCGATCGACGAGGCGTGCCGGATCGCCCCGTCCAACCCCTATGGCGACAGCAAGCGCATGGTCGAGGAGGGCCTGGAATGGGCCGCGCGCATCCATGGCCTGCGCTACGCCGCGCTGCGCTACTTCAACGCTGCCGGCTCCGACCCCCAGGGCCGTGCGGGCGAGGACCACGACCCCGAGACGCACCTGGTCCCGCTGGCGATCGACGCGGCCCTCGGCCGCCGCCCGGCGCTGACGGTGTTCGGGGAGGACTACGCCACGCCCGACGGCACCTGCCTCCGCGACTACGTGCACGTCACCGACCTGGCCGAGGCCCATCTGGCCGCACTTGCGCGGCTCGAGACGCATGGGTCCTGCCGATACAACGTGGGCAGCGGTACGGGGGCCTCGGTGAAGGACGTGATCGCGGCGGTCGAGCGAGTCGGCGGCCGCCCCGTTCCGCATTCCATCGGCCCGCGTCGCGCTGGCGACCCGCCGGTGCTGGTCGCGGCCTCGGACCGGCTGCGCGCCGAGACCGGCTGGGCCCCGCGCTACGGCGCGCTGGACGATATCGTGCGCACCGCCTGGACCTGGCGCGAGGCGCACCCGAAGGGCTACGCCGACCGGGGCTGA